The Patescibacteria group bacterium genome includes a window with the following:
- a CDS encoding virulence RhuM family protein, whose protein sequence is MNKQDKKNQIIIYNTEDGEIKIEAQIKDETVWLSQAQLVELFQSSKANISEHIKHIFKEGELRRNSVVRNFRTTAKDEKNYDIEHYNLDLIISLGYRVKSQIATQFRIWATQKLKEYIIKGFTMDDERLKENGGGNYWKELFDRIRDIRSSEKALYRQVLDLYATSIDYNPNSQESIKFFKVVQNKLHYATNKQTAAETIHARVDAEKDFMGLTTFAGALPIHSEISIAKNYLTEDELFRLNRMVSAFFDLAEIKAKEKQKMYMADWVVELDKFSENYGQGVLQNAGKVSYKQSAEKATKEYKKFQAKTLSPVEKSYLENIKLLEKEVEKKIKS, encoded by the coding sequence ATGAATAAACAAGATAAAAAAAATCAGATCATTATTTACAACACCGAAGACGGTGAAATTAAGATTGAGGCGCAAATAAAAGACGAGACCGTTTGGCTAAGCCAAGCACAGCTTGTTGAGCTTTTTCAATCAAGTAAAGCCAATATTAGCGAACACATCAAGCATATTTTTAAAGAAGGGGAATTGCGGCGTAATTCAGTTGTTCGGAATTTCCGAACAACTGCCAAGGACGAAAAAAATTACGATATAGAACATTACAATTTAGATTTAATTATATCTCTTGGTTATAGGGTAAAATCACAAATTGCTACGCAATTCCGCATTTGGGCAACGCAAAAATTAAAAGAGTATATTATCAAAGGATTTACGATGGACGACGAACGGCTTAAAGAAAACGGCGGAGGCAATTATTGGAAAGAACTGTTTGACCGTATCCGTGATATTCGGAGCAGTGAAAAAGCCCTTTATCGCCAAGTGCTTGATCTTTATGCCACGAGTATTGATTATAATCCAAACAGCCAAGAATCAATTAAATTTTTCAAAGTGGTGCAAAATAAACTTCATTACGCGACCAACAAGCAAACAGCCGCAGAAACTATTCACGCGCGCGTTGATGCGGAAAAAGATTTTATGGGACTTACAACATTTGCTGGAGCATTGCCGATACATTCTGAAATTAGCATAGCAAAAAATTATCTTACCGAAGACGAATTATTTCGGCTTAACCGTATGGTTTCGGCATTTTTTGATTTAGCGGAAATAAAAGCCAAAGAGAAACAAAAAATGTATATGGCTGATTGGGTTGTTGAATTAGATAAATTTTCTGAAAATTATGGGCAGGGTGTTTTGCAAAATGCAGGTAAAGTGAGTTATAAACAGTCCGCTGAAAAAGCGACCAAAGAGTATAAAAAATTTCAAGCTAAAACACTCTCTCCCGTTGAAAAATCATATCTGGAAAATATTAAGCTGTTGGAAAAAGAGGTAGAGAAAAAAATAAAATCATAA
- a CDS encoding antA/AntB antirepressor family protein, with protein sequence MNDLINIKVIQKDFNGEKKRFVNARELHSWLGVGKKFATWITDRIEKYDFVEDLDYFIAIPNSGNGLKPNKIGKIIDSKTGRVLPKEYILSDVMSM encoded by the coding sequence ATGAACGATTTAATAAATATTAAAGTCATCCAAAAAGATTTTAATGGCGAAAAGAAAAGATTTGTTAACGCGCGTGAATTGCACAGCTGGCTTGGCGTTGGTAAAAAATTTGCTACTTGGATTACCGACAGAATAGAAAAATATGATTTTGTTGAAGATTTGGATTATTTCATAGCCATTCCCAATTCTGGGAATGGGTTAAAACCTAATAAAATAGGCAAAATCATTGATTCCAAAACCGGGCGAGTTTTGCCCAAAGAATACATTTTGTCAGATGTGATGAGCATGTGA
- a CDS encoding adenine-specific methyltransferase EcoRI family protein, with translation HQKLRLMTIADNKKYNKQISKNENSYKKYDNYDAIEVPYTNAIPTDYSGIMGVPKSFLNKYNPAQFEILGQLRNHSLPEGFPRNGDAKLNGKDLFSRLAIKHKKK, from the coding sequence CATCAAAAGTTACGACTTATGACAATAGCAGATAATAAAAAATATAATAAACAAATATCAAAAAATGAGAATAGTTATAAAAAATACGATAACTATGATGCAATTGAAGTGCCTTACACCAATGCTATTCCGACCGATTACAGTGGTATAATGGGTGTGCCAAAAAGTTTTCTTAATAAATATAATCCGGCACAATTTGAAATCTTAGGACAATTACGAAATCACAGTTTACCAGAGGGTTTTCCAAGAAATGGAGATGCAAAATTGAATGGAAAAGATTTATTTAGCAGGTTAGCTATCAAGCATAAGAAAAAATAA
- a CDS encoding DUF262 domain-containing protein, translating to MKTILKTDITVKDICEGFVYNELEGKGLFGLSGKLTIQPEYQRNYIYASDGGKKEMAVVESILRGYPIGLIYFNKVSDDNLEVLDGQQRITSVGRFITDKFAIKDENGMEQYFGGIAKDKKAKILETKLLIYECEGAESEIKEWFKTINIAGVPLNNQELLNAVYSGFFITLCKEEFSNSQNANIQKWSAYIKGSANRQDFLERALDWASKDWEDKNYDPRHTRPIGKYMSSHRKDKNIKELKIYFNSIIDWVSSVFTDIESEMRGLEWGRIYEEYHKRSYDPAKVLKAVQNLYSDPYIKNRKGVFEYILGGSADTKLLNVRVFDEATKKSVYAAQTKKAKIKGKSNCPDCSIGHDANKSKIWGFNEMEADHVSAWSKGGKTTAKNCEMLCIRHNRAKGNR from the coding sequence ATGAAAACAATTTTAAAAACCGACATCACCGTTAAAGATATTTGCGAAGGTTTTGTTTATAACGAACTTGAAGGTAAAGGGCTATTCGGTTTGTCAGGCAAATTGACCATCCAACCGGAATATCAGCGCAACTATATCTATGCCTCTGACGGCGGTAAAAAAGAAATGGCTGTTGTTGAATCAATTCTTAGGGGGTATCCAATAGGATTGATTTATTTTAATAAAGTGAGCGATGATAATTTGGAAGTTTTAGACGGACAACAGCGCATTACCAGCGTTGGACGATTTATAACTGATAAATTTGCCATTAAAGACGAGAATGGTATGGAACAATATTTTGGCGGTATAGCAAAAGACAAGAAAGCTAAGATTTTGGAAACTAAACTTCTTATTTATGAATGTGAGGGGGCGGAAAGCGAAATAAAAGAATGGTTTAAGACAATCAACATTGCCGGTGTTCCACTTAATAATCAAGAGTTATTGAATGCTGTATATTCTGGTTTTTTTATAACACTTTGTAAGGAGGAGTTTAGTAATAGTCAAAACGCCAATATTCAAAAATGGAGCGCATATATAAAGGGTAGTGCCAATCGTCAAGATTTTTTGGAACGAGCGTTAGATTGGGCAAGCAAGGATTGGGAAGACAAGAATTATGATCCGAGACATACTAGACCGATTGGAAAATATATGAGCAGTCATCGTAAGGATAAAAATATTAAAGAGCTCAAAATATATTTCAACAGCATAATTGATTGGGTTTCCAGTGTATTTACTGATATTGAAAGCGAGATGCGCGGTCTTGAATGGGGACGAATATATGAAGAGTATCACAAGAGGTCTTACGATCCCGCTAAAGTATTAAAAGCAGTACAAAATCTTTATAGTGACCCGTATATCAAAAATCGAAAAGGCGTTTTTGAGTATATTCTCGGTGGTTCAGCCGACACAAAGCTACTTAATGTTCGCGTATTTGATGAGGCAACCAAAAAATCAGTTTACGCCGCGCAAACAAAGAAAGCCAAAATCAAAGGCAAATCAAATTGTCCTGATTGCTCTATAGGACATGACGCCAACAAAAGTAAAATATGGGGCTTTAACGAAATGGAAGCCGATCATGTGTCAGCCTGGAGTAAGGGAGGAAAAACAACAGCCAAGAATTGTGAGATGTTGTGTATAAGGCATAATAGAGCAAAAGGAAATCGATAA